A genomic stretch from Erysipelothrix sp. HDW6C includes:
- the nusA gene encoding transcription termination factor NusA, protein MNVKNVILAMQEIEDNRNISKEIIIDALQDSLVKAYRRQIGVPDALVDVIIDENSAEMKLFHKFLVVEEVQDDELEVGINELDDNAKGLAVGDYYMVEQPIVDLGRAAATLAKNVIKQKIREAEKQGVYDEYIDQLGEMIMAMVESVEEKFVVVNLGKSLAVMPRAAQIEGEVYREGQTLKVVITDVNKDTKGAQILVSRADAMLVRRLFENEVPEIFDGQVEIKAIAREAGERTKVAVYSHDPDIDPIGACIGPRGTRVQAIIEELKGEKIDIFEWSEDMIELVNNSLAPAEVIAVYPNGDNKGLVVIVDDSQLSLAIGKRGKNARLAVRLTKQRIDIKSVSEADAENIDYVALMAAYQAEINAKIADKAPVAIPVEDASDAVELVEEVIEVIEEVGTEDPEVIEETVAEIIEEAPVVEAETVEEEVVKIDRKDVFRPRTEYVSKFEQLATASRQQEEQSGKRRYNKRDKDKEEEKPVNTAELLREMEYEIVPEYTPEELEEIQAKAKAEENSWYEEEIDFDEFDDYYDQE, encoded by the coding sequence ATGAACGTAAAAAATGTCATATTAGCGATGCAAGAAATCGAAGACAATCGCAATATTTCAAAAGAAATAATTATTGATGCATTACAAGACTCATTAGTGAAAGCGTATCGCCGTCAGATAGGCGTTCCTGATGCACTTGTAGATGTCATTATCGATGAGAATAGTGCAGAAATGAAACTATTCCATAAGTTCCTTGTCGTCGAAGAAGTTCAAGATGATGAACTTGAAGTCGGTATCAATGAGTTGGATGACAATGCAAAAGGTCTTGCAGTTGGTGACTACTATATGGTAGAGCAACCTATTGTTGATCTTGGGCGTGCTGCAGCAACACTTGCGAAAAATGTCATCAAACAAAAAATTCGTGAAGCTGAAAAACAAGGTGTTTACGATGAATACATTGATCAGCTAGGCGAAATGATTATGGCCATGGTTGAAAGTGTCGAAGAAAAATTTGTCGTTGTTAATCTGGGCAAGTCATTGGCTGTTATGCCACGTGCTGCGCAAATTGAGGGTGAAGTATACCGCGAAGGTCAAACCTTAAAGGTCGTTATTACAGATGTAAATAAAGACACAAAAGGTGCGCAAATTTTAGTGTCTCGTGCGGATGCAATGCTTGTGCGTCGACTCTTTGAAAATGAAGTTCCTGAGATTTTTGACGGTCAAGTTGAAATCAAAGCAATTGCGCGTGAAGCAGGAGAACGTACTAAAGTTGCAGTCTACTCACACGATCCAGACATTGATCCAATTGGAGCATGTATTGGACCACGTGGAACACGTGTTCAAGCAATTATTGAAGAACTAAAAGGCGAGAAGATTGATATCTTTGAGTGGAGTGAAGACATGATTGAACTTGTCAATAATTCACTTGCACCAGCAGAAGTCATTGCTGTTTATCCAAACGGCGATAACAAAGGTCTTGTTGTCATTGTCGATGATTCACAATTATCACTTGCTATCGGTAAACGTGGTAAGAATGCACGTCTTGCTGTTCGTCTTACAAAACAAAGAATTGATATCAAATCAGTTTCTGAAGCAGATGCTGAAAATATTGATTATGTTGCACTTATGGCAGCATACCAAGCTGAAATCAATGCTAAGATTGCGGATAAAGCACCAGTAGCGATTCCTGTTGAGGATGCTTCAGATGCTGTTGAACTTGTTGAAGAGGTCATTGAAGTCATTGAAGAAGTAGGCACTGAGGATCCAGAAGTAATCGAAGAAACAGTTGCTGAGATTATTGAAGAAGCGCCAGTTGTCGAAGCAGAAACAGTTGAAGAAGAAGTTGTTAAGATTGACCGTAAAGATGTTTTCCGTCCTCGTACAGAATATGTCTCGAAATTTGAACAACTTGCAACAGCCTCACGTCAACAAGAAGAGCAATCCGGTAAACGTCGCTATAACAAGCGTGACAAAGACAAGGAAGAAGAGAAACCAGTCAATACTGCAGAACTTCTCCGTGAAATGGAATACGAAATTGTTCCAGAATATACTCCGGAAGAACTTGAAGAAATTCAAGCAAAAGCGAAAGCTGAAGAAAATTCATGGTATGAAGAAGAAATTGATTTCGATGAATTCGACGATTACTACGACCAAGAATAG
- a CDS encoding ribosome assembly cofactor RimP codes for MEKYLEVLQPIANEMGLNIVDIERVNNDLLDISIARQDFAPVDLDLCATAAEAFGEAIDFEISLDVGSAGAERIIESEDYESVVDQYVYIQFKNPFKNADYVEGTVTAVTDDEVVVSYRQKTALREVTIERLNIKMLRLAVKV; via the coding sequence ATGGAAAAGTATCTAGAAGTTTTACAACCAATCGCCAATGAAATGGGGTTGAATATTGTCGATATCGAACGTGTCAATAACGACTTACTCGATATTAGTATTGCAAGACAAGATTTTGCACCCGTTGATTTGGATCTCTGTGCGACGGCAGCAGAAGCCTTTGGTGAGGCAATTGATTTTGAAATAAGTCTTGATGTAGGTTCGGCTGGAGCAGAACGCATCATTGAATCTGAAGACTACGAGAGTGTTGTGGATCAATATGTATACATCCAGTTTAAAAACCCCTTTAAGAACGCAGACTATGTCGAAGGTACAGTTACAGCTGTTACTGATGATGAAGTCGTTGTGTCTTATCGACAAAAAACTGCATTAAGAGAAGTTACAATCGAAAGATTAAACATTAAAATGCTGCGTCTCGCAGTTAAAGTATAA
- the infB gene encoding translation initiation factor IF-2 — MSKKKPTRNNNRNNKNRGKRPAPQETFKPKDIVVKEFDYVEGVTVKDLSEAINKSPADIIKLLFMMGTMVTINTSLDDETVELIAMEYEATPTKVEPVDELTLEDSIEDDPSMLQERPPIVTIMGHVDHGKTTTLDTIRNAQVVDGEFGGITQHIGAYQITHKGKKITFLDTPGHEAFTAMRARGASVTDIVIVVVAADDGVMPQTREAVDHAKAANAPLIVAINKIDKPEQNIERIYSEFTDLGVTPEEWGGETVFAKISAKTGEGIQDLLDTILVATELEELKANPNRLAFGTVIEAKLDKSRGPVATLLVQKGTLKQGDPLVVGTTYGRVRKMVDNRGAELTEAYPSMPVEIIGLNEVPIAGDLFKAFDDEKKSRAVAQKRNVARVELDRNQSSALSLDDLSQQIEDGVIKDINVILKADVQGSAEAVKAALERLEVGDGKEVSVKVIRSTVGGITENDIMLASASNAIIIGFNIRPTAAIRKKAEDEGIEIRLYNIIYKAVEAMEAAMKGMLAPVFEEVIHGQAEVREIYKVSKVGTIAGCMVTDGKMVKESGIRLMRDGVVIYEGKMASLKRFQNDAKEVAQGYDCGITIENFNDLKVGDVIESYGEIQVEPK, encoded by the coding sequence GTGAGTAAGAAAAAACCAACTCGTAATAATAACAGAAATAACAAAAACCGCGGTAAACGTCCCGCACCCCAAGAAACATTCAAACCCAAAGATATTGTTGTAAAGGAGTTTGACTATGTTGAAGGAGTTACTGTAAAAGATCTTTCAGAAGCAATCAATAAGAGTCCAGCAGATATTATCAAATTACTCTTTATGATGGGAACAATGGTTACCATTAACACATCATTGGATGATGAAACTGTTGAACTTATTGCAATGGAATACGAAGCAACACCCACAAAAGTGGAACCTGTTGATGAATTAACACTCGAAGATAGTATTGAAGATGATCCTTCAATGTTACAAGAGCGTCCACCAATCGTTACCATTATGGGACACGTTGACCATGGTAAAACGACAACACTTGATACAATTCGTAATGCACAAGTTGTTGATGGTGAATTTGGAGGTATTACACAACATATTGGTGCCTACCAAATTACACATAAAGGTAAAAAAATTACATTCTTAGATACACCGGGTCACGAGGCATTTACAGCAATGCGTGCACGTGGTGCGAGTGTTACGGATATTGTAATCGTTGTTGTTGCTGCAGATGATGGTGTCATGCCCCAAACTCGTGAAGCAGTTGATCACGCAAAGGCTGCCAATGCACCATTAATCGTTGCTATCAACAAGATTGATAAACCTGAACAAAATATTGAACGTATTTACTCTGAGTTCACGGATTTGGGTGTTACGCCTGAAGAGTGGGGCGGAGAAACCGTTTTTGCAAAAATTTCCGCGAAAACTGGTGAAGGAATTCAAGACTTATTGGATACCATTCTTGTTGCAACAGAACTTGAAGAATTAAAAGCAAATCCAAATCGTTTAGCATTTGGTACTGTGATTGAAGCGAAACTCGATAAGAGTAGAGGTCCAGTTGCAACGCTCTTAGTTCAAAAAGGAACACTTAAACAAGGTGATCCACTCGTTGTCGGTACAACTTACGGACGTGTTCGTAAAATGGTTGACAACCGTGGTGCTGAGTTAACTGAAGCATACCCATCAATGCCTGTTGAGATTATCGGTCTTAATGAAGTTCCAATTGCTGGTGATTTATTCAAAGCCTTTGATGATGAGAAAAAATCTCGTGCAGTTGCGCAAAAACGAAATGTTGCACGTGTAGAACTTGACCGCAATCAATCAAGCGCACTTAGCCTTGATGATCTATCACAACAAATCGAAGACGGTGTAATCAAAGACATTAATGTTATTTTGAAAGCCGATGTTCAAGGTTCAGCAGAAGCTGTTAAAGCGGCTCTAGAGCGTCTTGAAGTTGGTGATGGTAAAGAAGTTAGTGTTAAAGTTATTCGCTCAACAGTTGGCGGTATTACAGAGAATGACATCATGCTTGCTTCAGCATCAAATGCAATCATTATTGGATTCAACATTCGACCAACTGCAGCAATTCGCAAGAAAGCTGAAGACGAAGGAATCGAAATTCGCCTTTACAATATCATCTATAAAGCTGTTGAAGCAATGGAAGCAGCGATGAAGGGTATGTTAGCTCCAGTCTTTGAAGAAGTCATTCATGGACAAGCAGAAGTACGCGAAATCTATAAAGTATCCAAAGTCGGTACAATTGCCGGATGTATGGTTACGGATGGTAAAATGGTCAAAGAGTCAGGCATTCGTTTAATGCGTGATGGCGTGGTTATCTACGAAGGTAAGATGGCAAGTCTAAAACGTTTCCAAAATGATGCAAAAGAAGTTGCCCAAGGGTATGATTGTGGTATCACAATCGAAAACTTCAACGACTTAAAAGTTGGCGATGTTATTGAATCATATGGAGAAATCCAAGTAGAACCTAAATAA
- a CDS encoding PolC-type DNA polymerase III — protein sequence MHDLLDKINNNKNYRNHFTDASVISVQYNATMKELEVEISVTSALPFAVYKDFVKNIQKHTKTKARVTVHTEASSLSVLDMNQYVGYVANTRHLTPIKEANCQFTATDITIMCQDEGHRQDAARYAGDLIEGLKQFGLKCDVITEVMVDEPEKDIVVMPALPKSENIERKSVSRQPRRGGKDYNPVPMDILKDEAHGISIAGQVFEVEVRETRTGNFIVKYFISDGEAAVVITDFAKTEDEILKQGICIRAYGNYIFEPRFEKDYVFKMDRYEEIGDIFKRYDSADSKRVEFHLHTKFSEMDGISDASEYMAQAFEWGHPGMIITDHTAVQSFPKAYGSLKNLRKKYPDHDFKLGYGVEMNMVDEDLKIVTRGHGEPLHQGNYISFDFETTGLSNYYDHLIEFGAVRIEQGKVVDSYQTFIKPPVSISAHIQELTNISDNDVRNAPTIENVMDDILAFIGDYPLVAHNAQFDIDFFQEVLRKLGRAPLENAVIDTLDLARALYDNRRSYRLGAVARLLRISYDEDGAHRADYDAEVLSLVFLEMLRDERLMVLETVNDLQSLSDENAYAKMRGSHVNVIAKNKDGLKRLYQLISHSHTKNLAGNEPRIVRSELAKGRENLLIGAGCTNSELFEIAMNKSQLALENAMVFYDYVEIMPLDYYHPLVYRKVIASDERVREILERIIKTAQNLNKPVLAVGNAHYNHPREKVIRDVYIHSQGIGGSRHPLFMYNEQDRLNFVAPNAHFRSTEEMLHEFAWLGDREAYKYVVENPVAMLEQIEDISPKQNDLFTPKLENSDELLREIVNKNAVARYGEPLPEIVSARIERELNSIIGNGYGVIYYISHLMVKRSLDDGYLVGSRGSVGSSLVATMAEITEVNPLAPHYVCLKCHHSEFFDDGRVSSGFDLEAKTCPECGEVMIGDGQDIPFETFLGFEGDKVPDIDLNFSGDYQEHAHNFTKEIFGDAYVYRAGTISTVAQKTAYGYVKGYQESMNLAESSNAWNTYLSYGAEGVKRTTGQHPGGIIVVPDYMDVHDFTPIQYPANNKESSWFTTHFEFHDIDDNVLKLDILGHVDPTAMKLLEKLTGIDAKTVPMNDPETLSLFNRTEALKVDERNYHEITGGLGLPEFGTPFVRGMLEATKPDKFSDLVRISGLSHGTDVWRTNAEDLIKNGGMTLEDVIGCRDDIMVYLMHAGLPAKLSFDIMESVRKGKGLKDEWIQAMHDNKVPQWYIDSCLKIKYMFPKAHAVAYVMMAVRVAWFKVHQARAYYCSYFSLRVNAHEIETQTASMETIQSRLNNINMRLKDFNTARDVSIKEKNLIDTLEVTLELKSRGYTISPIDLELSQATEYTLDPRDDQAILPPFTVLDGLGVNVAKQIIEARQERMFISKKDLMTRGGISSTTVKKLDELGVTSHLQESNQMSLF from the coding sequence GTGCACGATTTATTAGACAAGATTAATAACAACAAAAACTATCGCAATCATTTTACAGATGCAAGTGTCATCTCAGTACAATACAATGCAACCATGAAAGAACTTGAAGTAGAAATTTCGGTAACCAGTGCGTTACCTTTTGCTGTATACAAGGACTTTGTAAAGAATATTCAGAAACATACAAAGACTAAGGCAAGAGTAACGGTGCATACCGAGGCATCTTCTTTAAGTGTCTTGGATATGAATCAATATGTTGGTTATGTTGCCAACACCCGTCATTTGACCCCAATTAAGGAAGCAAACTGTCAGTTTACGGCAACTGATATCACAATCATGTGCCAAGATGAAGGACACCGCCAAGATGCTGCCCGTTATGCTGGTGATTTAATTGAAGGTCTTAAACAATTTGGATTGAAGTGTGATGTTATTACGGAAGTTATGGTTGATGAGCCAGAGAAAGATATCGTCGTCATGCCAGCACTTCCTAAAAGTGAGAATATCGAACGCAAATCTGTGTCACGTCAACCCCGTCGAGGCGGTAAGGATTACAATCCTGTACCGATGGATATTCTTAAAGATGAAGCCCATGGGATTTCCATTGCAGGTCAAGTTTTTGAAGTTGAGGTTCGTGAAACACGTACCGGTAACTTTATTGTTAAATACTTTATTTCTGATGGTGAAGCTGCGGTTGTCATCACGGATTTTGCGAAAACTGAGGATGAAATTTTGAAGCAAGGTATTTGTATTCGTGCATATGGTAACTACATCTTTGAACCACGCTTTGAGAAAGACTATGTATTTAAAATGGATCGCTATGAAGAAATTGGCGATATTTTTAAACGATACGACTCAGCTGATTCAAAGCGTGTCGAATTTCACTTGCATACCAAATTCTCAGAGATGGATGGTATCTCTGATGCATCTGAATATATGGCACAGGCTTTTGAATGGGGACATCCTGGAATGATTATCACGGACCATACTGCCGTGCAATCTTTTCCCAAAGCCTATGGGTCGTTAAAGAATCTTCGTAAAAAATACCCTGATCATGACTTTAAGCTTGGTTATGGTGTTGAAATGAACATGGTCGATGAAGATTTAAAGATTGTAACACGCGGCCATGGCGAACCATTGCATCAAGGAAATTACATTAGTTTTGACTTTGAGACGACAGGACTCTCTAACTATTATGATCATCTTATTGAGTTTGGTGCGGTTCGCATCGAACAAGGAAAGGTTGTTGATAGTTACCAAACCTTCATCAAACCACCTGTCTCAATCAGTGCACACATACAAGAACTTACCAATATCTCTGACAACGATGTCCGAAATGCACCGACAATTGAAAATGTTATGGATGATATTCTTGCTTTCATTGGCGATTATCCACTTGTTGCCCACAACGCTCAGTTTGATATTGATTTCTTCCAAGAAGTATTACGCAAACTGGGACGTGCTCCCTTAGAAAATGCCGTTATCGATACTTTAGACCTTGCACGTGCACTCTATGACAACAGGCGCTCATACCGACTTGGTGCTGTAGCACGACTCCTTCGTATTTCATATGACGAAGATGGGGCTCACCGCGCCGACTACGACGCTGAAGTATTGAGTCTTGTATTCTTAGAAATGCTCCGTGATGAGCGGCTCATGGTTCTTGAAACTGTTAATGATTTACAATCACTGAGTGATGAGAATGCTTATGCTAAGATGCGTGGATCTCATGTCAATGTTATTGCGAAAAATAAAGATGGTTTGAAACGGTTGTATCAATTGATATCACACTCACATACTAAAAATCTAGCAGGGAATGAGCCGCGTATTGTTCGTTCAGAACTTGCTAAAGGACGTGAAAACTTATTAATTGGAGCAGGTTGTACAAATTCAGAACTCTTTGAAATTGCGATGAACAAGAGCCAACTTGCCCTTGAAAATGCCATGGTATTCTATGATTATGTAGAAATTATGCCACTTGATTACTATCATCCTTTGGTTTATCGCAAGGTGATTGCGAGTGATGAGCGTGTTCGAGAGATTCTTGAACGCATTATTAAAACAGCACAAAACCTTAACAAACCAGTCCTCGCTGTGGGGAATGCACATTATAACCACCCACGCGAAAAGGTCATTCGTGATGTCTACATTCATTCTCAAGGAATTGGTGGATCGCGCCATCCCTTGTTTATGTATAACGAACAAGATCGCCTGAACTTCGTGGCACCCAATGCACATTTTCGTTCAACTGAAGAAATGCTACACGAGTTTGCTTGGCTTGGAGATCGTGAGGCATATAAATATGTCGTTGAGAATCCTGTGGCCATGCTTGAACAAATTGAAGACATTTCACCAAAACAGAACGATTTGTTTACACCCAAACTTGAAAATTCAGATGAGCTTTTAAGAGAAATTGTTAATAAGAATGCGGTTGCCCGTTATGGCGAACCCCTTCCTGAAATTGTATCTGCACGTATTGAACGTGAATTGAATTCAATTATCGGAAATGGTTATGGTGTTATTTATTATATTTCGCACCTTATGGTTAAGCGATCCCTTGATGATGGGTACCTGGTGGGCTCGCGGGGTTCTGTTGGTTCATCCTTGGTTGCAACCATGGCCGAAATTACCGAGGTTAATCCATTAGCGCCTCATTATGTGTGCTTGAAGTGCCACCATAGTGAATTCTTCGATGACGGTCGTGTTTCAAGTGGTTTTGACTTGGAAGCGAAAACATGTCCCGAATGTGGTGAAGTCATGATTGGTGATGGGCAAGATATTCCATTTGAAACCTTCCTTGGATTTGAAGGGGATAAGGTTCCCGATATTGACTTGAACTTCTCGGGTGACTATCAAGAGCATGCACACAATTTCACCAAAGAGATATTTGGTGATGCTTATGTATACCGTGCTGGTACCATTTCAACGGTTGCTCAAAAAACAGCCTATGGTTATGTAAAGGGTTATCAAGAGAGCATGAATCTTGCGGAGTCGAGCAATGCATGGAATACCTATTTATCGTATGGGGCTGAAGGGGTTAAACGTACGACTGGACAACACCCTGGTGGAATTATTGTTGTTCCCGACTATATGGATGTCCATGACTTTACGCCAATTCAGTATCCAGCGAATAATAAAGAATCGTCGTGGTTTACGACTCACTTTGAATTCCATGATATTGATGATAATGTGCTTAAACTGGATATTCTGGGTCACGTAGATCCAACTGCGATGAAACTTTTAGAGAAACTCACCGGGATAGATGCGAAAACAGTGCCGATGAATGACCCAGAAACACTGTCACTTTTCAATCGTACCGAAGCTTTAAAAGTTGATGAGAGAAACTATCATGAAATTACTGGCGGATTGGGTTTACCAGAGTTTGGAACGCCCTTTGTCCGTGGAATGTTGGAAGCAACAAAACCGGATAAGTTTTCCGACCTTGTCCGCATTTCTGGATTATCACATGGAACCGATGTTTGGCGTACGAATGCGGAAGACTTGATTAAAAACGGTGGAATGACCCTCGAAGACGTCATTGGATGTCGGGATGATATCATGGTTTACCTGATGCATGCTGGACTTCCTGCGAAGCTTTCGTTTGATATTATGGAGAGTGTTCGTAAAGGGAAGGGGCTTAAAGATGAATGGATTCAGGCAATGCATGATAATAAGGTGCCGCAGTGGTACATTGATTCCTGCCTGAAAATTAAATACATGTTCCCGAAAGCCCATGCTGTTGCATATGTAATGATGGCTGTTCGTGTTGCGTGGTTTAAAGTTCATCAAGCGCGAGCATACTATTGTTCATACTTTTCATTACGTGTTAATGCCCATGAAATTGAGACACAAACAGCATCGATGGAGACAATCCAATCACGTTTGAATAACATCAACATGAGGCTCAAAGACTTCAATACAGCACGTGATGTATCGATTAAGGAGAAAAACTTAATTGATACACTTGAAGTAACACTTGAACTCAAGAGCCGTGGCTATACAATCAGTCCGATTGATTTGGAATTATCACAAGCGACAGAGTACACACTTGACCCTCGTGATGATCAAGCAATTTTACCACCATTCACAGTTTTAGATGGATTGGGTGTTAACGTCGCGAAACAAATAATCGAAGCACGTCAAGAACGTATGTTTATCTCTAAAAAAGACTTGATGACACGGGGTGGAATTTCATCCACAACTGTCAAAAAACTTGACGAGTTAGGCGTTACATCACATCTACAAGAAAGCAATCAAATGAGTTTGTTCTAA
- the rnpM gene encoding RNase P modulator RnpM — protein MRKIPMRKCVVTQEQFPKQELLRIVLTPEGNVEIDETGRKNGRGAYISRLSETVEKAQKTRALDRALKVKVPEEIFTELMHYVK, from the coding sequence ATGAGAAAAATACCCATGCGTAAGTGTGTTGTAACACAAGAACAATTCCCGAAACAGGAATTACTTCGTATTGTTTTAACACCTGAAGGTAATGTTGAAATTGATGAAACGGGTCGAAAGAATGGACGTGGTGCTTATATATCACGTCTGAGTGAGACTGTCGAAAAGGCGCAAAAGACACGTGCCTTGGATCGTGCGCTAAAAGTAAAGGTTCCTGAAGAAATCTTTACGGAATTGATGCACTATGTTAAATAA
- the rnc gene encoding ribonuclease III, whose product MTQWEIMDSLGIPYNNKDLITNAFVHSSYVNESERKIEDNERLEFMGDAVLQICVSERLFKHHETLSEGDMTLYRAKLVCEEALAGYSLKLKLNEALLLGTGEERNGGRTRPSIIADLFESFIGAVYLDSGMDSVNTILDVVLKESYSNLESLSITDYKTKLQEFIQADSRKSVTYEVVSVTGPSNAPEFEVVVKLDELIFGSGHGLSKKKAEQNAAKDAFQKLVK is encoded by the coding sequence ATGACACAATGGGAAATAATGGATTCACTTGGAATCCCATATAATAATAAAGATTTAATTACAAATGCCTTCGTACATTCATCCTATGTGAATGAGTCGGAGCGTAAAATTGAAGACAATGAACGCTTGGAATTCATGGGTGATGCAGTGTTGCAAATCTGCGTTTCAGAGCGTCTTTTTAAGCATCATGAAACACTCAGTGAAGGGGATATGACGCTGTATCGCGCGAAACTTGTTTGCGAAGAAGCATTGGCTGGATACAGTTTGAAACTTAAACTGAATGAAGCCCTTTTACTTGGAACTGGAGAAGAGCGCAATGGTGGTCGCACACGACCATCAATTATTGCCGACCTCTTTGAGAGCTTTATCGGTGCAGTTTATCTGGATAGTGGCATGGACAGTGTCAATACAATTCTTGATGTCGTACTTAAAGAATCTTACAGTAACCTGGAATCTTTAAGTATTACAGATTATAAGACAAAACTACAAGAATTTATTCAAGCTGATTCTCGCAAATCGGTTACGTACGAAGTTGTGAGTGTAACAGGGCCTTCCAATGCACCGGAGTTTGAGGTTGTTGTCAAATTGGACGAACTGATTTTTGGTTCGGGACATGGATTGAGTAAAAAGAAGGCAGAACAGAATGCTGCCAAGGATGCCTTCCAAAAACTCGTTAAATAA
- the rbfA gene encoding 30S ribosome-binding factor RbfA: MTVKKERVESIIKRELAPIILNRLNDPSLSFVSVTDVEVTNDFSFATIYVSFLEEKNKVPGMEALNRAKGILRSEVSKALSIRRTPELIFKLDESIEYGNHIATLLEKIKKDDE, translated from the coding sequence ATGACAGTTAAAAAAGAACGTGTCGAGTCCATTATCAAGCGAGAACTCGCACCCATTATTCTGAATCGCTTGAATGATCCAAGCCTTTCATTTGTAAGTGTTACGGATGTTGAAGTCACGAATGACTTTTCATTCGCAACCATCTATGTAAGTTTCTTGGAAGAAAAGAATAAAGTTCCTGGTATGGAAGCATTAAACCGTGCCAAGGGAATCCTACGCAGTGAAGTTAGCAAAGCGTTATCCATCCGACGTACTCCCGAGCTTATCTTTAAGCTCGATGAGTCGATTGAATATGGAAATCACATTGCAACTTTGTTAGAGAAAATTAAAAAAGACGACGAATAG
- a CDS encoding ribosomal L7Ae/L30e/S12e/Gadd45 family protein, translating to MLNKEKFLNGLGLCKRAGKLVYGDELLPAVRNHSVKLVILADDASDRTRKQIKDKSQTSHVDVIEGFTKDEISWAIGMVNRVAIGITDAGLAKLLKTNL from the coding sequence ATGTTAAATAAAGAAAAGTTCCTAAACGGTTTGGGACTCTGCAAACGTGCCGGAAAGTTAGTCTACGGTGATGAATTGTTGCCTGCAGTACGCAATCACAGTGTAAAACTGGTGATTCTTGCAGATGACGCTTCAGACCGAACACGGAAGCAGATCAAGGATAAAAGTCAAACATCACATGTTGACGTCATTGAAGGTTTCACAAAAGATGAAATCTCATGGGCGATTGGTATGGTGAATCGTGTTGCTATTGGCATCACGGACGCAGGTTTGGCTAAACTCTTGAAAACGAACTTATAG